A single genomic interval of Pyrus communis chromosome 7, drPyrComm1.1, whole genome shotgun sequence harbors:
- the LOC137739998 gene encoding 7-deoxyloganetin glucosyltransferase-like: MGATAVATKPHAVCIPLPAQSHIKAMLKFAKLLHHRGFHITFVNSKYNHRRFLKSWGPNSLDGLPDFQFKAIPDGLPDSDADTTQDVPLLCDSVRKQNFLAPFRELLMKLNGDAISTSTNPPVTCIVSDGFMSPFTITAAEEIEVPLVLFYTIAACSFMGVIQFRALVEKGLAPLKDDICLTNGYLEKVIDWIPGMKDIRLKEFPTFIRTSDPDDIMFNFMMESTDRAHKASAVVLHTFDALEPDVLGALSSMLPLVYPIGPLQLHLNQIPEHPLNIGYSLWKEETECLEWLNTKAPNSVVYVNFGSVTVMTPEHLVEFGWGLANSKVPFLWVIRPDLVIGQSALLPPEFLAETKERSLIAGWCPQEQVLNHPSVGGFLTHCGWNSTMESLTAGVPMLCWPFFGDQQMDCRYSCNEWGIGMEISNDVKRDEVEKLVKELIEGEKGEKMKNEVMMWKKLAEEATEPHGSSSINLNMLVNQVLLRKI, encoded by the exons ATGGGTGCCACAGCAGTCGCTACTAAGCCTCATGCTGTTTGCATTCCACTTCCGGCTCAAAGCCATATCAAGGCAATGCTTAAATTTGCAAAGCTCCTGCACCATAGAGGCTTTCATATTACCTTTGTCAACTCCAAGTACAACCACAGGCGGTTTCTAAAATCCTGGGGCCCCAACTCCCTTGATGGCTTGCCTGATTTCCAATTCAAAGCCATCCCAGACGGCCTTCCAGATTCAGATGCAGATACCACCCAAGATGTCCCATTGCTTTGTGATTCAGTCAGAAAACAAAATTTCTTGGCTCCCTTCCGTGAACTACTCATGAAACTCAACGGCGATGCCATATCAACATCCACTAATCCTCCAGTGACTTGCATAGTTTCAGATGGTTTCATGTCGCCGTTCACAATCACAGCCGCCGAAGAGATTGAAGTCCCTCTGGTGCTGTTCTACACTATTGCTGCATGCAGCTTTATGGGCGTTATACAATTTCGTGCTTTGGTTGAAAAGGGACTTGCACCACTCAAAG ATGATATCTGTTTGACAAATGGCTATTTGGAAAAGGTTATAGATTGGATTCCAGGAATGAAAGATATCCGTTTAAAGGAGTTCCCAACCTTTATTCGGACTTCAGATCCCGACGACATCATGTTTAACTTCATGATGGAATCAACCGATAGAGCTCATAAAGCTTCTGCAGTTGTTCTTCATACTTTTGATGCCTTAGAGCCAGATGTTTTGGGGGCTCTCTCATCTATGCTTCCACTTGTTTATCCAATTGGCCCTCTTCAATTACATCTCAATCAAATACCAGAACATCCCTTGAATATTGGATATAGTCTATGGAAAGAAGAAACAGAATGCCTCGAGTGGCTAAACACTAAGGCGCCAAATTCAGTTGTGTATGTGAATTTTGGCAGTGTAACTGTTATGACACCTGAACATCTAGTCGAGTTTGGCTGGGGACTTGCAAACAGCAAGGTTCCCTTCTTGTGGGTAATTAGACCTGATTTGGTTATTGGCCAATCAGCGCTTTTGCCGCCCGAGTTTTTGGCTGAAACAAAGGAAAGAAGTCTCATTGCTGGTTGGTGCCCACAAGAGCAAGTCCTGAACCACCCATCAGTGGGAGGATTTTTAACACACTGCGGTTGGAATTCAACCATGGAGAGCCTCACTGCAGGAGTGCCTATGCTCTGTTGGCCATTCTTTGGCGACCAGCAGATGGACTGCCGCTATAGTTGCAATGAATGGGGCATTGGCATGGAGATTAGTAATGATGTGAAGAGGGATGAGGTAGAGAAGCTTGTCAAAGAGTTAATCGAGGGAGAGAAGGGTGAGAAGATGAAAAATGAGGTCATGATGTGGAAGAAGCTTGCAGAAGAAGCTACTGAACCACATGGTTCTTCATCCATAAACTTAAACATGTTAGTGAATCAAGTGCTACTGAGAAAAATCTAG